Proteins from one Anastrepha obliqua isolate idAnaObli1 chromosome 2, idAnaObli1_1.0, whole genome shotgun sequence genomic window:
- the LOC129239437 gene encoding nuclear pore complex protein Nup153 isoform X3, whose amino-acid sequence MSAEYEASRNAARRSDIVQKTMKTDSSNDDDDTLEDLAGSANNSIIGKVKSRVSSIIPTSFSKWFSPSTRNNDSLNGSFSVGTARRRRRLEIEDDEEYVDDGDTNEDGVLSRSEYKENLVSRSDNANKDSDEDDSDNNSDDDSPNEPVVSTQRAHRTTKSSSSVNQPPSKRSRISFDATSTHHQPLIASTPAVGVCRRNINSHSYPLVEETLSKPSTSPSLSYFIETNVYNQKKMEQPATYAFLPAPDTDVNSQEKFANRLNTNEQQLESVTAISSRRTLHLPSTSQAAKERSVSMSFPSFKRQTLSGIRNTNNQNAVSPTINTSTTIIEEAFGKEEGDEFRRQDKQAEVQSDAKSRRKVNGSTLPFVGSKKQKLNGTDEPEVINVDADSASDSSDGCMDLPNNLTQRKTGLFNMSHLNCHNGNKSRTSSFGNGINFYSHLEGRKSLFSGGANIAESANALNNSTLSLTSLNRRQFNASIYGSTSALSDSRLLNTFSPFYKGKTTYGGAAAYKKFSAGSGASKICNLAPTIIRPTSSLSTLSSSNNSITANIGGTNAPGGVGSNGTENTSAISSTAKRILDLINGFATPLSEAKKMANTSVKANPQLLPQAKSRLNETDLQASRMIRLSQVRTPYARPAVTLQPTIRNSTLPPPVRELQVPSMTQLLQMKKMQSTTERSRQITMQNSGSTTRPIIGGSEYVLPIINENNVIDKEDSQTRQQQQPHTNKIKSKGRTSARITASKNVNNLEIDESPPPVNLPNIAFPLMQSVPKFDIALPKPPIVAPAGTIKPDFPKLDILPNSKSAVVELQTIGSSNNKNVFANKTASNLITDSKKIAITERSKDTEDFNSNGSDKKSVSANFSFKFSAPLTFEYVEDNASPGQNISAPSKNYKFSPPTSVCFGAVGTSESSTNRKVQSDGTVTPQLKSGSVLDALKKPFALPATPKENATNSESTEIKSGFGDKFKKSTSNKWECETCLIYNASDADKCVACETPRIKSSSIPPTEKSPSTTLLATTSSQFGAQFKKSSDEWECDSCLIRNKQQADRCVACETSRKGAATPSVLGARTWQSNSFGDSFKKKANTWDCPTCLINNKSDCTECVACQTKNPGSDSSSTCPKANTKNTHTFGFDNVAYPCSAQSNASSDIGFKSLAAAQMSAKWECDACMTRNDAARNKCNCCEQAKPGTTTPDVPANGPKFMFGSAASSKFTFGFGTNANGTSATDSGVGTTSVIAPNQKTDTENITGFVFGSTTKATTLPSGGSGFSFGIKPTSVSPKNEVTSKGSESKDVADSVNSSNPAVSEATPSASKLSTSTTSVGKNVVTTNTTVNFKFGVPPSCDTATTTTTAAPAVKFSLTKSDFAAKDVPAKSSEPNASFGESTTGGFKFGNSITNANLQPSASSFTFGVPAKSVSPETSTTTTTTNTFSFGASASAQPGQSLATSTATSTATVKPMFSFGGTTTSTTAATASTLASSSTTSSSTSASAFTNTAGGFSFGSSITGSATASPNPKPFIGSFIAPTAVSVAPSAVASAPGSTIPTLAAAPTNVFGTFGGSTSSAKTTTTSATPTLTSTAALPTTNTQIFGSSVSVESKPTASATMIFGSAGSKSAAIVSTTPAPFVFGSSSSIASTAGTATNTVLSGNIVAPATSWPKSGFAFGTSPASAGASNTNEAPKTVFGSFTTAAAPTVAASVASPAMNAGGSVFGSLAASSKTSGPSATFGSVAVNAAAVNPATLFGASASTSTTAAQTTQNLFGSVSAATSSFGAPPSFGSSTTNNTPTFGTVSSATFGSFGTAASSTSSDGASAPKKAEPAFNFGGNTSQIKSTGGFNFGMQANTTAKSAFNFTAPSGPTFNFTGSNSDATPNAPFQFNAGTAPAPSNIFAPTPSAPNAPGAMQARRKIRQPTRRLTPR is encoded by the exons ATGTCAGCAGAGTACGAAGCCAGTCGCAACGCAGCGCGAAGGAGCGATATAGTACAAAAGACTATGAAAACTGACAGCAGCAACGATGACGATGACACCTTAGAAGATCTGGCGGGCTCAGCAAACAAT TCTATTATAGGAAAAGTAAAATCGCGAGTGTCTAGCATAATTCCTACCAGTTTCTCAAAATGGTTCTCACCTTCAACGCGAAACAATGATTCTTTAAATGGAAGCTTTAGTGTAGGCACAGCACGCCGCCGTCGTCGCTTAGAGATTGAAGACGATGAAGAATATGTTGATGATGGTGACACTAATGAGGACGGAGTTCTTTCACGTAGCGAgtataaagaaaacttagtgAGTCGTAGCGATAACGCAAATAAAGACTCAGATGAAGATGATAGTGATAACAACAGTGACGACGATTCACCAAACGAGCCAGTAGTGTCAACGCAAAGGGCTCATCGTACGACCAAGTCTTCGAGCTCTGTTAATCAACCACCCAGCAAACGTTCTCGGATCAGTTTTGAT GCAACAAGTACTCATCATCAGCCTTTAATAGCTTCTACTCCCGCGGTTGGAGTTTGTCGTCGAAACATCAACAGTCATTCCTACCCTTTAGTAGAAGAGACGTTATCCAAACCTTCAACTTCGCCCTCATTAAGCTACTTCATTGAAACGAATGTATATAATCAAAAGAAAATGGAACAACCAGCAACCTATGCCTTCCTTCCAGCCCCTGACACAGATGTAAATTCACAAGAAAAATTTGCGAATAGACTAAACACTAACGAACAACAATTGGAAAGCGTCACTGCAATAAG CTCAAGGCGAACATTGCATCTACCCTCGACATCTCAGGCCGCTAAGGAACGATCTGTGTCAATGAGTTTTCCAAGTTTTAAAAGGCAAACGCTGAGCGGTATAAGAAATACCAATAATCAGAACGCAGTATCGCCGACAATAAATACATCGACAACCATAATTGAAGAAGCGTTTGGAAAAGAAGAAGGGGATGAATTCAGACGCCAAGACAAACAAGCTGAAGTTCAGTCAGATGCAAAATCACGCCGTAAGGTGAATGGAAGCACTTTGCCATTTGTCGGaagtaagaaacaaaaattaaacggCACAGATGAACCTGAGGTCATCAATGTAGATGCCGATTCCGCTTCCGATAGCAGTGATGGCTGCATGGATTTACCCAATAATCTTACCCAACGTAAAACTGGTCTATTTAATATGTCACATTTAAATTGTCATAATGGCAATAAAAGCCGAACTTCATCTTTTGGAAATGGCATAAATTTTTATTCGCATTTAGAAGGACGTAAATCACTTTTTTCTGGTGGAGCGAATATTGCAGAATCGGCAAATGCTCTTAATAACTCAACCCTGTCTTTGACGTCTCTTAACAGGCGTCAATTTAACGCTTCCATCTATGGCAGTACATCGGCATTGAGCGATAGTCGATTGCTAAATACATTCTCTCCTTTCTACAAGGGGAAAACCACATATGGTGGTGCAgcagcatacaaaaaatttagtgcAGGTTCCGGAGCGAGCAAAATTTGTAACCTTGCACCAACAATTATACGTCCAACATCGAGCTTGTCGACACTTTCCTCATCAAATAACTCGATCACAGCAAATATCGGGGGAACTAATGCACCTGGTGGTGTAGGTAGCAATGGCACAGAAAATACCTCTGCTATTTCTAGTACTGCCAAGCGAATACTCGATTTAATAAACGGCTTTGCTACGCCTTTAAGCGAAGCTAAGAAAATGGCTAACACAAGCGTTAAGGCAAATCCTCAACTTCTTCCACAGGCCAAATCACGTTTAAATGAAACGGATCTACAAGCATCGCGCATGATACGTCTTTCGCAGGTACGCACACCTTACGCCCGTCCGGCCGTAACCTTACAACCCACAATCAGGAACTCGACATTACCACCACCTGTAAGAGAATTGCAAGTACCATCTATGACGCAGCTACTACAAATGAAAAAGATGCAAAGCACCACAGAACGTTCCCGGCAAATAACAATGCAAAACAGTGGTAGTACCACGCGGCCAATTATTGGAGGCAGTGAATATGTGCTACCCATAATAAACGAAAACAATGTAATCGATAAGGAAGATTCACAAActcgacaacaacaacagccacatacaaataaaataaagagcaAGGGCAGAACTTCTGCTCGAATAACCGCTTCGAAGAATGTTAACAATCTGGAGATTGATGAATCACCGCCACCAGTCAATTTGCCTAATATTGCATTTCCACTCATGCAATCTGTGCCAAAATTCGACATAGCTCTACCTAAACCTCCAATTGTAGCGCCAGCTGGGACTATTAAACCTGACTTCCCCAAACTCGATATCTTGCCCAATTCAAAATCTGCAGTTGTGGAACTCCAGACCATCGGCAGCagtaacaacaaaaacgttttcgCTAATAAAACTGCAAGCAATTTGATTACCGATAGTAAGAAAATCGCCATCACTGAACGATCCAAAGATACAGAGGATTTTAACTCTAACGGGAGTGATAAAAAATCAGTCTCTGCAAATTTCAGTTTCAAATTTTCTGCACCATTGACTTTTGAATACGTTGAAGATAATGCTTCACCTGGTCAAAATATCAGTGCACCTAGCAAGAATTACAAATTTAGTCCACCAACTTCGGTATGCTTTGGAGCTGTTGGAACAAGTGAATCATCTACAAACCGAAAAGTACAAAGTGATGGCACTGTAACGCCCCAACTAAAAAGCGGTAGTGTGCTGGATGCCCTGAAGAAACCCTTCGCATTACCTGCTACTCCAAAAGAGAATGCAACGAATTCGGAAAGTACTGAGATAAAAAGTGGATTTGGCGATAAGTTCAAAAAGAGTACAAGCAACAAGTGGGAATGCGAAACATGTTTAATTTATAATGCTAGTGATGCCGACAAATGTGTTGCTTGCGAAACGCCACGCATAAAATCATCATCTATACCACCGACTGAAAAATCCCCTTCAACAACACTTCTAGCCACCACTTCTTCACAATTTGGTGCTCAGTTTAAAAAATCCTCCGATGAGTGGGAATGTGACAGTTGTTTGATACGCAATAAGCAGCAAGCCGATAGATGTGTCGCTTGCGAGACATCACGTAAAGGTGCCGCCACTCCTTCGGTATTGGGAGCAAGAACTTGGCAGTCTAACTCATTCGGTGACTcttttaagaaaaaagcaaacacCTGGGACTGCCCTACTTGCCTTATCAATAACAAAAGCGATTGCACCGAATGTGTTGCGTGTCAGACGAAAAATCCAGGGAGTGATAGTAGTAGCACTTGCCCCAAAGCCAATacaaaaaacacacatacatttggTTTCGATAATGTTGCTTACCCGTGTTCGGCTCAGTCAAATGCATCTTCAGATATTGGTTTCAAATCATTGGCTGCTGCTCAAATGTCTGCCAAGTGGGAATGCGATGCATGTATGACACGGAACGATGCAGCTCGCAACAAATGCAATTGTTGTGAACAAGCAAAACCTGGCACCACAACGCCTGACGTTCCTGCCAATGGGCCAAAGTTCATGTTTGGCTCAGCCGCATCATCTAAATTCACCTTTGGTTTCGGTACCAACGCCAATGGAACGTCGGCAACAGATTCAGGCGTTGGGACGACCTCAGTAATCGCACCTAATCAAAAGACTGATACAGAAAACATtacgggttttgtttttggcagCACAACCAAGGCAACTACATTACCATCCGGAGGTAGTGGCTTTAGCTTCGGTATAAAACCGACTTCTGTCTCACCTAAAAATGAAGTTACTAGCAAAGGCAGCGAGAGTAAAGATGTCGCAGATAGTGTAAATAGTTCCAATCCAGCAGTATCTGAAGCAACGCCTAGTGCAAGTAAGCTCAGTACAAGTACCACTTCTGTTGGTAAAAATGTGGTTACTACCAACACCACTGTAAATTTTAAGTTTGGCGTACCACCCAGCTGTGACACTGCAACGACGACGACCACTGCAGCGCCTGCAGTCAAATTCAGTTTAACAAAGTCTGACTTTGCAGCTAAAGACGTTCCGGCAAAATCATCCGAACCTAATGCGTCATTCGGAGAATCTACAACTGGAGGCTTTAAATTTGGTAATAGCATTACAAATGCAAATTTGCAACCATCTGCAAGTAGTTTTACATTCGGTGTACCAGCTAAGTCAGTCAGTCCAGAGACAAGCACTACtacgacaacaacaaacacattttCTTTCGGTGCTTCTGCGTCTGCCCAGCCAGGTCAATCATTAGCGACATCTACAGCCACGTCGACTGCCACAGTTAAGCCCATGTTTAGCTTTGGGGGTACTACCACGTCGACTACCGCAGCAACAGCATCTACGTTAGCGTCTTCGTCTACGACGAGCAGTAGCACATCTGCTTCGGCCTTTACAAATACGGCAGGCGGCTTCAGTTTCGGTAGCAGTATCACAGGTAGTGCCACTGCTTCTCCAAACCCCAAACCGTTTATTGGCAGCTTTATCGCACCCACTGCCGTTTCAGTGGCTCCGTCTGCAGTTGCCTCTGCGCCTGGTTCAACCATCCCAACATTAGCAGCTGCGCCCACCAATGTTTTCGGCACTTTTGGTGGAAGCACTTCTTCGGCCAAAACAACTACTACCTCAGCTACACCGACTTTAACATCCACTGCTGCCCTGCCAACGACTAACACACAAATCTTCGGCTCGTCTGTCAGTGTCGAGTCTAAACCCACTGCGTCGGCAACAATGATTTTCGGAAGTGCTGGCAGCAAATCAGCCGCCATTGTTTCAACTACTCCAGCGCCATTTGTTTTCGGGTCGTCGTCGTCCATTGCCTCTACAGCGGGAACAGCGACCAACACAGTTCTAAGTGGCAACATAGTTGCCCCCGCAACAAGTTGGCCTAAAAGTGGATTCGCATTTGGTACCTCCCCTGCCAGCGCTGGAGCATCGAATACAAATGAAGCTCCGAAAACTGTATTTGGCTCCTTTACCACTGCTGCTGCCCCTACTGTAGCCGCTTCTGTAGCTTCTCCTGCTATGAATGCTGGTGGTTCGGTGTTTGGAAGCTTAGCCGCTAGCAGCAAAACCTCAGGACCAAGCGCTACATTTGGTAGTGTAGCAGTTAATGCTGCAGCAGTGAACCCAGCCACATTGTTCGGGGCTAGCGCTTCGACATCCACAACGGCTGCACAAACAACGCAAAATCTATTCGGAAGTGTGTCGGCAGCAACATCTTCTTTCGGTGCACCACCGTCGTTCGGCAGTAGCACTACCAACAACACACCGACCTTTGGAACCGTCAGTTCTGCGACTTTCGGTAGCTTCGGCACAGCGGCATCGAGTACAAGTAGCGATGGTGCATCGGCACCAAAGAAGGCCGAACCAGCTTTCAATTTTGGAGGAAACACTTCACAAATCAAATCGACT GGAGGATTCAACTTTGGAATGCAAGCGAACACTACTGCTAAATCTGCATTCAATTTTACCGCACCAAGTGGGCCGACATTTAACTTCACCGGTTCGAACAGTGAT GCCACTCCGAATGCACCTTTCCAATTTAATGCAGGTACTGCGCCTGCCCCTAGCAATATATTTGC ACCAACTCCTTCAGCGCCCAACGCGCCGGGCGCCATGCAGGCTCGACGAAAGATCCGTCAACCGACAAGACGTCTCACACCACGGTAG